In candidate division KSB1 bacterium, a single window of DNA contains:
- a CDS encoding NusG domain II-containing protein, translated as MRTPGNHPGIDSRAKGIWRFLTPADRLLLGALLALSALSFAAVNQMRSAGETVVVQAGNREFYRGPLRQEQRLVVDGPVGTTIVEVHDGAAWVSASDCPMHLCVRMGKISRAGEVVVCIPNRVVVRIEGRRRNPLDAIIG; from the coding sequence ATGCGCACTCCTGGAAACCACCCGGGCATTGACAGTCGGGCGAAGGGCATATGGCGGTTTCTCACCCCGGCTGACCGGCTCCTCCTGGGAGCGTTGCTTGCTCTCAGTGCCCTCAGTTTTGCGGCTGTGAACCAGATGCGTTCGGCAGGCGAAACGGTGGTGGTGCAGGCAGGAAACAGGGAGTTCTACCGTGGGCCCTTGCGCCAGGAGCAACGTTTGGTCGTGGATGGGCCCGTCGGTACCACGATCGTGGAAGTCCACGACGGGGCCGCATGGGTGAGCGCCTCGGATTGCCCTATGCACCTTTGTGTGCGCATGGGCAAAATCTCGCGGGCCGGCGAAGTAGTCGTCTGCATTCCCAATCGAGTTGTGGTGAGAATTGAAGGCCGTCGTCGGAACCCACTTGACGCAATCATCGGGTAG
- a CDS encoding NAD-dependent deacylase: MEAEPLFSEELVRRLRQARSVAVLTGAGVSAESGVPTFRGADGLWKKFRPEELATFDAFQRNPALVWEWYEYRRSIIRDISPNPGHYALAELEKMVPDFSLITQNVDGLHRRAGSRNVLELHGNIMRNRCSHCGALLEEVPVSPESGLPHCSCGGLLRPDVVWFGEMLPERTWEEAVAAAHRAEVFFSIGTSAVVYPAASLPLEAKSSGAYVVEINFEPTPLTTVVHESIRGKSGEILPLLLAQLRKV, encoded by the coding sequence ATGGAGGCTGAGCCACTCTTTTCCGAGGAGCTCGTGCGGCGGCTGCGACAGGCACGCTCGGTTGCTGTTCTCACCGGCGCAGGGGTGTCAGCAGAAAGCGGCGTGCCCACCTTCCGCGGCGCGGATGGGCTGTGGAAGAAGTTTCGCCCAGAAGAGCTGGCCACCTTCGATGCCTTCCAGCGCAATCCTGCGCTGGTGTGGGAATGGTACGAGTATCGTCGCTCCATCATTCGCGACATCAGTCCCAACCCGGGGCACTACGCCCTCGCTGAACTGGAAAAGATGGTACCCGATTTTTCGCTGATCACGCAAAACGTGGATGGGCTCCACCGGCGTGCCGGCAGTCGCAATGTGTTGGAGCTGCACGGCAACATCATGCGCAACCGCTGCTCACACTGCGGGGCCCTGCTCGAGGAGGTACCGGTAAGCCCCGAGTCGGGTCTGCCACACTGCAGCTGTGGCGGGCTCCTGCGGCCTGACGTGGTCTGGTTCGGGGAGATGCTGCCGGAAAGAACCTGGGAGGAGGCGGTAGCTGCGGCACATCGTGCAGAGGTGTTCTTCTCCATCGGCACTTCGGCGGTGGTCTATCCCGCTGCCTCGCTGCCGCTGGAGGCCAAAAGCAGCGGCGCCTATGTGGTCGAAATCAACTTCGAACCCACGCCCCTGACCACGGTCGTCCATGAATCGATCCGAGGCAAGTCCGGGGAAATCCTCCCACTGCTGCTTGCCCAGCTGCGGAAAGTGTAG
- a CDS encoding Gx transporter family protein: MTQSSGSVRTAYLGSRRVTYAAVLVATGLVLFVFESLIPRPLPWLKPGLANVAGLIALYLLGMREAVAVTLVRILVGALLLGTFFNPAFFLSLGGGMMAVFAMGTVRYVAKDAFSIIGISVCGAACHNLVQMWLAYALIVRRMELFFLLPAMLLAAVVTGTVVGLIGHLAVTGALGRLSATGRANDGG, encoded by the coding sequence TTGACGCAATCATCGGGTAGTGTTCGCACTGCTTACCTCGGCAGCCGAAGGGTTACATATGCCGCTGTGCTTGTGGCCACAGGGCTGGTGCTCTTTGTTTTCGAAAGCCTCATCCCACGGCCCCTGCCATGGCTCAAACCTGGTCTGGCTAACGTTGCGGGCCTCATCGCGCTGTACCTTCTCGGGATGAGGGAGGCAGTCGCCGTAACGTTGGTGCGCATCTTGGTGGGGGCTTTGCTCTTGGGCACTTTCTTTAATCCTGCCTTTTTCCTCTCCCTGGGCGGAGGGATGATGGCAGTATTCGCAATGGGAACTGTCAGATATGTCGCCAAGGACGCCTTCAGCATTATCGGCATCAGTGTGTGCGGGGCCGCCTGCCACAATCTGGTACAGATGTGGCTCGCCTATGCCCTCATCGTGCGCAGGATGGAGTTGTTTTTTCTCCTCCCGGCAATGCTGTTGGCGGCGGTGGTCACCGGTACGGTGGTGGGGCTTATCGGGCACTTGGCGGTGACTGGGGCGCTGGGCAGATTATCTGCAACAGGAAGGGCGAACGATGGAGGCTGA